One window of the Emcibacter sp. genome contains the following:
- the cobA gene encoding uroporphyrinogen-III C-methyltransferase has product MNEILDGLPNMIAGQVWLAGAGPGDPGLLSLLTLKGLRQADVVVYDALVTPEILNMAGEGARLDFAGKRGGLPSHRQQDISEHLVRLAREGKKILRLKGGDPLVFGRGGEEARHLVENEIPFRIIPGITAGVGGLAYAGIPLTDRHTNSAVTFLTGHGADGGLAKDIDWEALAKSSPVVVIYMALSRIELIAEKFLSSGRPADEPVAIISKATTPEQKVVVTTLAKCAEDVKREHIQAPAMIVVGEVVRLREGLDWLGALAGRKLSADVSGIRPQGSRLLKRRDA; this is encoded by the coding sequence ATCAATGAGATATTGGACGGGTTGCCGAATATGATTGCGGGCCAGGTCTGGCTGGCGGGCGCCGGTCCGGGCGATCCCGGTCTGTTGTCGCTTTTGACGCTCAAGGGGCTGCGCCAGGCGGATGTCGTGGTTTATGATGCGCTGGTCACTCCGGAAATCCTCAATATGGCGGGTGAGGGGGCTCGACTGGACTTCGCCGGAAAAAGAGGCGGACTGCCGTCTCACAGGCAGCAGGATATTTCGGAGCATCTGGTCCGGCTTGCCAGGGAAGGTAAGAAAATACTCCGTCTGAAAGGGGGAGACCCTCTTGTTTTTGGCCGGGGAGGTGAAGAAGCCAGGCACCTTGTGGAGAATGAAATTCCTTTCAGGATCATTCCCGGTATTACGGCCGGTGTCGGCGGGCTTGCCTATGCAGGCATTCCCTTGACGGACAGGCACACCAATTCAGCGGTCACCTTCCTGACCGGTCATGGCGCTGATGGTGGCCTGGCCAAGGATATTGACTGGGAAGCTCTGGCAAAATCATCTCCCGTTGTCGTGATTTACATGGCTCTGAGCAGAATTGAATTGATTGCAGAAAAATTTCTTTCCTCCGGTCGGCCGGCTGATGAGCCGGTTGCTATTATCAGTAAGGCCACCACGCCGGAGCAGAAAGTTGTCGTGACGACACTGGCCAAATGCGCAGAGGATGTGAAACGGGAGCATATCCAGGCGCCGGCCATGATCGTGGTCGGCGAAGTTGTCAGGTTGCGTGAAGGGCTTGACTGGCTTGGGGCTCTTGCCGGACGGAAACTTTCGGCAGATGTTTCGGGCATCAGGCCGCAGGGAAGCCGCCTCTTGAAACGTCGCGACGCTTAG
- a CDS encoding TIGR03013 family XrtA/PEP-CTERM system glycosyltransferase → MIRIFRHYIPKPLLFLGILEWLLLLAAIWAGMTIRFSQIGMQDVAFTDYIPEVSAFVITVYVVMLATGMYQLEACRDFRVSLLRLVVSMFIALLTISVILYLFPDIGLWRSVVLYALSFSGLGLMVVRFIFLHVVDLRQFKKNVLVLGAGERASRVRNSGSGQGSHVRFSGFFSMTDQERDVEGAVPYESVGSLKDFVEKNHIQEIVVAIQERRGMLPMDDLLDCRMNGCAVTDSTSFIEQQSGTVNLESVNPSWMIFSDGFGGAKSLDLLIKRLFDISASLLLLTLSLPVLIMTAILVKTTSHGPVFYRQERVGLGGKTFEVMKFRSMAVNAEADGVPQWAKKNDARVTTIGKIIRTTRIDEIPQIFNVLKGDMSFVGPRPERPFFVEKLGETIPYYHERHRVKPGITGWAQLNYPYGASEEDSRKKLEYDLYYIKNYSVFLDFLILIQTVRVVLWPDGVR, encoded by the coding sequence ATGATAAGGATTTTCAGGCACTATATTCCAAAACCGCTGCTGTTTCTGGGGATACTGGAGTGGTTGCTTCTTTTGGCTGCGATCTGGGCAGGAATGACAATACGATTTTCCCAGATTGGTATGCAGGATGTGGCATTTACCGACTATATTCCCGAGGTCAGCGCATTTGTCATAACGGTTTATGTGGTGATGCTGGCAACGGGCATGTATCAGCTGGAAGCCTGTCGGGATTTCAGGGTTTCCCTGCTCAGACTTGTGGTCAGCATGTTTATTGCCCTGTTGACCATATCTGTCATCCTTTATCTGTTCCCCGATATTGGCCTGTGGCGGAGTGTGGTTCTTTATGCACTGTCTTTTTCAGGTCTTGGCCTGATGGTCGTTCGTTTTATTTTCCTGCATGTGGTTGATCTTCGGCAGTTCAAGAAAAATGTCCTGGTCCTTGGTGCCGGTGAGCGCGCCAGCAGGGTGCGAAACAGCGGCAGCGGTCAGGGGTCCCATGTCCGGTTTTCGGGTTTCTTCAGCATGACAGATCAGGAACGGGATGTGGAAGGGGCCGTACCCTATGAGTCTGTCGGTTCCCTGAAGGACTTTGTTGAGAAAAATCATATCCAGGAGATTGTCGTCGCCATTCAGGAACGGCGGGGTATGTTACCGATGGACGATCTGCTGGACTGCAGAATGAACGGCTGTGCGGTTACGGATTCCACGTCCTTTATCGAGCAACAGTCCGGTACAGTTAATCTTGAGAGTGTCAATCCAAGCTGGATGATTTTCTCGGACGGTTTTGGCGGCGCTAAAAGTCTGGATCTGTTGATCAAGAGATTGTTTGATATTTCCGCCAGCCTGCTGCTGCTTACGCTGAGTTTGCCGGTCCTTATCATGACAGCCATTCTGGTCAAAACGACCAGCCACGGGCCGGTTTTCTATCGACAGGAGCGGGTCGGGCTTGGCGGCAAGACCTTTGAGGTGATGAAATTTCGCAGCATGGCCGTGAATGCGGAAGCGGATGGTGTTCCGCAGTGGGCGAAGAAAAACGACGCCCGGGTGACCACTATCGGCAAGATTATCCGGACCACCCGTATCGATGAAATACCGCAGATTTTCAATGTGCTCAAAGGTGATATGAGTTTTGTCGGCCCCCGCCCGGAACGTCCCTTCTTCGTGGAAAAGCTCGGGGAGACAATCCCCTATTACCACGAACGGCATCGGGTTAAACCGGGAATAACCGGCTGGGCGCAGCTGAACTATCCCTATGGCGCGTCGGAGGAAGATTCCCGCAAGAAACTGGAATATGACCTCTATTATATAAAAAATTATTCCGTTTTTCTTGATTTCCTTATTCTGATTCAGACCGTACGTGTTGTATTGTGGCCGGACGGGGTAAGGTGA
- the prsK gene encoding XrtA/PEP-CTERM system histidine kinase PrsK — MEGVLGDIGFYTYALATGAFLLLAAVLLTTSRSKLSSTQKWLVLVLLINVVWAFVHTLAYLPGNNAGLFLTLVEFLRNSSWIFLLVHLMFNIWCAQGNEQLARKIGRFYGIGFGLLLTLELLIVGGNAGWSAFVIPPKVSLYENLFISILVLLLVENVYRSTAEENRWGIRYLCLALGTLYIFDFLLYADNILFTSIGPKLYDARGLINFLVVPLIGISASRNPDWSLKVQISRKAAFHTITLIGSGAYLIGMSAAGYYLQNHGGKWGNLLQATFIVVASLALVAALSSGRFRSQVKVLLSKHLFRYKYDYRDEWLRFIGTISDTKHHYGLRERTIQAVADIMDSPGGGLWLREKPDAYVMAAKWNYHPKMEGELDTHDEFIRFIEQQEWVVNLDEVEDGNIKGANCPIPNWLLESPELWLVVPLLHHDRTVGFIILMRPRGSKDLNWESLDLLKIVGRQVGSYLAEQIAEQALAEAREFEAFNRKFAFVVHDIKNLASQLSLIVRNAEKHANNPEFQQDMLLTVRDSAEKMNNLLSRINVVQEPSREKDGGTSDLVVFLETVTVGYAKRGTEIDFRKDADCLMVNADLESLDTVFMHLVQNAIDACDPGDLNIRIKLSSEDDYAIVKLSDNGCGMSEQFIRDELFRPFRSTKEKGYGIGAYESREIIKRMGGRLSVKSATDEGTTMTVYLKLASQNEDLLDEAVS; from the coding sequence ATGGAAGGCGTCCTTGGTGACATAGGGTTTTATACTTATGCCTTGGCAACAGGTGCATTTCTGTTGCTTGCGGCAGTGCTGCTGACGACAAGTCGCAGCAAACTCTCTTCCACGCAGAAGTGGCTTGTCCTGGTTCTTTTGATCAATGTTGTCTGGGCATTTGTTCATACACTGGCGTATCTGCCGGGTAACAATGCAGGCCTGTTTCTGACGCTGGTTGAATTCCTGCGCAACAGTTCCTGGATATTTCTTCTTGTCCATCTGATGTTTAATATCTGGTGTGCCCAGGGCAACGAGCAACTGGCCCGGAAAATCGGCCGCTTCTACGGCATCGGCTTTGGACTGCTGTTAACGCTTGAACTGTTGATCGTGGGCGGGAATGCCGGATGGAGCGCCTTTGTCATTCCGCCGAAAGTAAGCCTCTATGAAAATCTGTTTATCTCAATCCTGGTTCTGTTGCTGGTAGAAAATGTCTATCGCAGTACGGCAGAGGAAAACCGCTGGGGTATCCGTTATTTGTGTCTGGCTCTGGGAACCTTGTATATCTTTGATTTTCTGCTGTATGCGGACAATATCCTTTTCACCTCTATCGGCCCGAAACTTTATGATGCCCGTGGACTGATAAACTTTCTTGTCGTCCCCCTGATAGGCATTTCCGCCTCGCGCAATCCTGACTGGTCGCTCAAGGTGCAGATTTCCCGCAAGGCAGCCTTTCACACCATTACCCTGATCGGCAGCGGCGCCTATCTGATCGGCATGTCCGCTGCAGGTTATTACCTGCAGAATCATGGTGGTAAATGGGGCAATCTGCTGCAGGCGACCTTTATCGTTGTGGCCTCCCTGGCGCTGGTGGCGGCCCTGTCATCCGGCCGTTTCAGATCCCAGGTCAAGGTTCTGCTCAGCAAGCATTTGTTCCGCTATAAATATGACTATCGTGATGAATGGTTGCGGTTTATCGGCACGATTTCCGATACAAAACATCATTACGGCCTGCGCGAACGGACAATTCAGGCGGTGGCAGACATCATGGACAGTCCTGGCGGCGGTCTGTGGTTGCGGGAAAAACCGGATGCCTATGTCATGGCGGCAAAGTGGAATTACCATCCTAAAATGGAAGGTGAACTGGATACCCATGATGAATTTATCCGTTTTATCGAACAGCAGGAATGGGTGGTGAATCTGGATGAGGTGGAGGACGGCAATATCAAAGGCGCGAACTGCCCGATCCCCAACTGGCTTCTGGAATCACCGGAACTGTGGTTGGTAGTGCCTCTTCTGCACCACGACCGTACTGTCGGGTTTATCATCCTGATGCGCCCAAGGGGAAGCAAGGACCTGAACTGGGAAAGCCTCGACCTGCTGAAAATAGTTGGTCGCCAGGTGGGCAGTTATCTGGCCGAGCAGATTGCTGAACAGGCGCTTGCCGAAGCACGGGAATTCGAAGCCTTTAATCGTAAATTTGCTTTTGTCGTCCATGATATCAAAAACCTGGCCAGTCAGTTGTCGCTGATTGTCCGGAACGCCGAGAAGCATGCGAATAATCCGGAATTTCAACAGGACATGCTGTTGACTGTGCGGGATTCGGCTGAAAAAATGAACAACCTTTTGTCCAGGATAAATGTGGTTCAGGAACCTTCCCGGGAAAAGGACGGGGGCACAAGTGATCTTGTGGTGTTTCTGGAAACCGTCACGGTCGGTTATGCCAAGAGAGGCACTGAAATTGACTTCCGGAAGGATGCGGATTGCCTGATGGTGAACGCCGACCTGGAAAGTCTGGACACAGTCTTCATGCATCTGGTCCAGAATGCAATTGATGCCTGTGATCCCGGAGACCTTAACATCCGCATCAAGTTGTCTTCCGAGGACGACTATGCCATTGTCAAACTGTCTGACAATGGGTGCGGGATGAGTGAGCAGTTTATCCGCGATGAACTGTTCAGGCCTTTCCGGTCCACAAAGGAAAAAGGATATGGCATCGGCGCTTATGAAAGTCGCGAAATTATAAAACGTATGGGGGGGCGCCTGAGCGTGAAAAGCGCGACTGATGAAGGCACCACCATGACCGTTTATCTGAAACTGGCCAGCCAGAATGAAGATTTACTCGATGAAGCAGTTAGTTAA
- a CDS encoding PEP-CTERM/exosortase system-associated acyltransferase, whose amino-acid sequence MQSQNLVAANVPSETQKDDARLVKVYKELFDVVSADCRELLEETYRLRYQVYCLETGFENKDDFENEMEMDIYDSQSVSSLLIHKNSKSVAGTVRIILPKDGDNVREIPALSISEELRDLDEATLPRDKTAEISRFSVSKKFRQRHYDTHIPGIEEKAGHEESQRVIPHITLGLMTAIVRMSIENNITHWAVVMEPALQRLLRKLGIRFTAIGPIIEYHGRRRTHYSDVDSLLNGIYEERPEIWNVITDCGALYPYTGDK is encoded by the coding sequence ATGCAGTCACAAAATTTAGTTGCCGCGAATGTTCCGTCTGAAACCCAGAAGGACGATGCACGTCTGGTGAAAGTTTATAAGGAACTTTTCGACGTGGTTTCTGCTGATTGTCGGGAACTGCTTGAGGAGACATATCGTCTCCGATACCAGGTCTATTGCCTGGAGACGGGTTTTGAAAACAAGGACGACTTTGAGAATGAGATGGAAATGGATATTTATGACAGCCAGTCTGTATCCAGTCTCCTGATCCACAAGAATTCGAAAAGCGTTGCGGGAACCGTCCGTATCATTCTGCCAAAAGATGGAGACAACGTGCGGGAAATTCCGGCGCTGTCAATCTCGGAAGAATTGCGCGATCTTGATGAAGCTACATTGCCGCGTGATAAAACTGCGGAAATTTCACGTTTTTCTGTTTCCAAGAAATTTCGTCAACGTCACTATGACACGCATATTCCGGGTATTGAGGAAAAGGCGGGACATGAAGAGTCCCAGCGCGTCATTCCGCATATTACGCTCGGTCTCATGACAGCCATCGTCAGAATGAGTATTGAGAATAACATTACACACTGGGCTGTGGTTATGGAGCCGGCGTTGCAGCGCCTCCTGCGCAAGCTGGGTATTCGCTTTACGGCAATCGGTCCCATCATTGAATATCATGGTCGTCGCCGGACACACTATAGTGATGTGGATAGCCTGTTGAACGGTATTTACGAGGAGCGCCCGGAAATCTGGAATGTTATCACTGACTGTGGTGCTCTTTATCCGTATACCGGCGACAAATAA
- the prsT gene encoding XrtA/PEP-CTERM system TPR-repeat protein PrsT, with translation MSSPLPFISRKQRTPGRITCAVMLAACLVLTACDSTDDLTLEQRMQRAVEQQYSGNMNAAVIELKNALQDHPDSPDARLLLGQVLLELENGPAAEIELKKAIEVGKPEELVLPHLARSWLLQRKYDEVLEKIKLAPEDGLLAEITKRNLIGQALFGKFRLTEAGVQYDKVLELAPENMLALVKRAEIYSILKNYDKVEEYIARAEAIVPNDRYLLQLKGNHLWVTDHVEDAEKIYQQLSEEYPYIVVNQFYLAWIQVLLGKVEEADKRLQSFRKRYPNHPLVNYVSALWAMTTENYEAARLYAGKVLEVNPREPRALFISALSSYALQDYEQTYTHIVKYTDRVPNDLQARKLLAQVLIKLNKTEEASEALKSALAENIDDTQLLNLLANIELKRGRIEEARLYLEKSLEKDKDQPASQNQLGMLKVLSGDVESGIEDMQSSLEGISDAYVAQMRLARNMLSLERYDEALEICEKLHAQVPDDVNAATCLGYVKLNTGKAEESYNIFGEILEKNPGHTAAAIVMANKYFLDGNAEEAAKILEEFVKLNPGNEYGLLSLYDLEKNIGDMTKAEDYLFQAYENNPNSVNVAIEMARYHMLRNEADKALEVVKKVISLYPSHALLLEVKGLAELSLNQTVAAIMTFERLKEEVPDNLAPLAFLADAYNQAQNWEALDKTADEMLAMLPTNRKALIYKAKVMASTGDWVGADAILAEFVDETSGDYEILELRGRINMARQDYDKAILYFEAAYQENQNANLVRDLSHAYMSARQYGKAVSLMTDWLETHGEDALVQWLLADVYLLDENYEKAAQNYNELLERNPDNIALLNNLSWSQMKLGQIDEARQTISRARERAPLDPNILDTEGQILTEANEFDDAIRQLLKASDIAPQNLAIKYHLAQVYHEAGERDKAVELLREIKADGRIFDGQVQAMELLENIQK, from the coding sequence ATGTCCAGTCCACTCCCATTTATTTCAAGAAAACAGAGAACTCCAGGCCGAATTACCTGTGCCGTGATGCTCGCGGCATGTCTGGTGTTGACGGCGTGCGATTCAACTGATGACCTGACGCTGGAACAAAGAATGCAGCGGGCTGTGGAACAGCAGTATAGCGGGAACATGAACGCGGCTGTTATTGAACTGAAAAACGCCCTTCAGGATCATCCGGACAGTCCCGACGCCAGACTTCTCCTCGGGCAGGTTCTTTTGGAACTGGAAAATGGTCCGGCGGCAGAAATCGAACTGAAAAAAGCCATAGAAGTTGGTAAACCCGAAGAACTGGTTCTGCCCCATCTCGCCAGGTCCTGGCTGTTGCAGAGGAAATATGACGAGGTTCTTGAGAAGATCAAGCTTGCGCCGGAAGACGGCCTGCTGGCGGAAATTACAAAAAGAAACCTGATCGGTCAGGCCTTGTTCGGCAAGTTCCGGCTGACAGAGGCCGGAGTGCAGTATGATAAAGTTCTGGAACTGGCACCGGAAAATATGCTGGCCCTTGTCAAGCGGGCGGAAATCTATTCCATCCTGAAGAATTATGACAAGGTTGAGGAATATATCGCGAGGGCGGAAGCCATTGTACCCAATGACCGTTATCTGCTGCAGCTCAAGGGAAATCATCTGTGGGTGACTGACCATGTGGAAGACGCTGAGAAAATTTACCAGCAATTGTCCGAGGAATATCCCTATATTGTCGTCAACCAGTTTTATCTTGCCTGGATACAGGTGTTGCTGGGTAAAGTCGAAGAAGCCGATAAAAGACTGCAAAGCTTTCGCAAAAGATATCCCAACCACCCGCTGGTAAATTATGTGTCTGCTTTGTGGGCAATGACAACAGAGAACTATGAAGCAGCACGGCTTTACGCAGGCAAGGTTTTGGAAGTAAACCCGCGCGAGCCACGGGCGTTGTTCATTAGTGCCCTGTCCAGTTATGCTCTGCAAGATTATGAACAGACCTATACTCATATCGTAAAATATACGGACCGGGTCCCGAATGACCTGCAGGCGAGGAAACTACTCGCGCAGGTTCTGATCAAGCTCAATAAAACAGAAGAGGCAAGTGAAGCATTGAAGAGTGCCCTTGCCGAGAATATTGACGACACGCAGCTGCTTAACCTGCTTGCCAATATCGAACTGAAAAGGGGGCGGATCGAAGAGGCCAGGCTTTATCTTGAAAAGTCTCTCGAAAAAGACAAGGACCAACCGGCCAGCCAGAACCAACTGGGCATGCTCAAGGTTCTGTCCGGTGATGTGGAAAGCGGTATTGAGGATATGCAGTCGTCACTTGAGGGAATATCTGATGCCTATGTAGCCCAGATGCGACTGGCTCGAAATATGTTGTCACTGGAAAGATATGACGAGGCGCTGGAAATCTGCGAGAAACTGCACGCTCAGGTTCCCGATGATGTTAACGCCGCCACTTGTCTCGGTTATGTCAAACTGAATACAGGTAAGGCCGAGGAATCTTATAATATTTTTGGTGAAATTCTGGAAAAGAATCCCGGCCATACGGCCGCCGCTATTGTCATGGCCAATAAATATTTTCTGGACGGCAATGCTGAGGAAGCCGCCAAGATTTTGGAAGAATTTGTCAAACTCAATCCCGGCAACGAATATGGATTGCTTTCCCTTTATGATCTGGAAAAGAATATCGGGGATATGACCAAGGCTGAGGACTATCTGTTCCAGGCATACGAGAATAATCCCAATTCGGTAAATGTGGCCATTGAAATGGCCCGTTATCATATGCTGCGGAACGAGGCGGACAAGGCACTCGAGGTTGTCAAAAAAGTAATTTCTTTGTATCCCTCGCATGCGCTGCTTCTGGAGGTCAAGGGGCTTGCGGAACTGTCTCTGAACCAGACAGTCGCGGCAATCATGACCTTCGAACGTCTGAAGGAAGAGGTGCCGGACAATCTTGCGCCCCTGGCCTTCCTGGCGGATGCCTATAATCAGGCCCAGAACTGGGAAGCGCTTGACAAAACGGCTGACGAGATGCTGGCAATGCTGCCAACCAATCGCAAGGCTCTGATCTACAAGGCCAAGGTCATGGCGTCGACCGGTGACTGGGTTGGGGCAGATGCAATCCTCGCCGAATTTGTCGATGAGACCTCTGGCGACTATGAAATCCTTGAACTTAGGGGGCGTATCAATATGGCCCGTCAGGATTATGACAAGGCGATCCTTTATTTTGAAGCCGCCTACCAGGAAAACCAGAACGCCAATCTGGTTCGGGACCTGTCCCATGCCTACATGTCGGCACGGCAGTATGGAAAAGCCGTCAGCCTGATGACAGACTGGCTGGAAACACATGGCGAAGATGCTCTGGTTCAATGGCTGCTGGCAGATGTTTACCTTCTGGATGAGAATTACGAAAAGGCAGCACAGAATTACAATGAACTGCTTGAGAGAAACCCGGATAATATAGCGCTTCTGAATAACCTGTCCTGGTCCCAGATGAAACTGGGACAGATAGACGAAGCACGACAGACCATATCCCGGGCGAGGGAGCGGGCGCCTCTGGACCCGAATATCCTGGATACGGAAGGCCAGATCCTGACCGAGGCGAACGAGTTTGATGACGCCATAAGACAGTTGTTGAAGGCGTCGGATATCGCGCCGCAAAATCTCGCGATTAAATACCACCTGGCCCAGGTCTATCATGAGGCAGGCGAGCGGGATAAAGCCGTTGAACTGCTTAGGGAAATAAAGGCGGACGGAAGAATTTTTGACGGACAGGTCCAGGCAATGGAACTGCTCGAGAATATCCAGAAATAA
- a CDS encoding ThiF family adenylyltransferase — translation MHPTFNHQEAFSRNLGWITGREMEILRHKKVAIAGMGGVGGAHALLLARFGVTRFHISDMDIFELANFNRQVGAMMSTIGKSKVDVMADMIRDINPHAEITVFPDGIHDDLDGKLGNIDAFLNGVDLFIDGFDFFVLDTRMAVFKRCHELSIPAITAAPVGMGVALLTFMPDGMSAEDYFRLDEEPVREDRYVKFLIGLTPRPLHPGYLVDPSRVNMKEQKVPSTPTGVQLSAGFLVTEAVKIMLGRGVVRAAPRYQLFDAYRCKMIKGYMPMGNANPLQKLKFAIGRRMYAKMAQQSPARSVPAENGRPENMMGRILDMARWAPSGDNTQPWRFEVVSDKKLIVHIPPIDSRNPYEYNNGQPTYLSVGMLLETIRLAADAEQHSISWKLEEGAQWDGSGLKISVQFRSKKSSSDDLSPFIPLRSVDRRRYRNRRLTPQQKAELEKELAGLFDVTWLESDRERRIFSKLNAIATDIRLRMKECFQVHEKIIDWSDGDSKQGIPATALGIDSMSLKFMKWAMEKWSRMDFMNKYLGGTLLARVQMDLVPGYFCGAHFILNWSEEAERGIEDYLKAGEKLQRFWLRATEMGLALQPSLAPLCFANSLLHGQELPTGQQPYRQRTEQLVQALKHIAGEKAERVVFAGRIGQSTQSAISSRSIRRDLATLLVGKDQADRTTAGSGKDS, via the coding sequence ATGCACCCGACGTTCAATCACCAGGAAGCTTTTTCCCGTAATCTCGGTTGGATTACCGGTCGGGAGATGGAAATTCTGCGACATAAGAAGGTGGCCATTGCCGGTATGGGGGGCGTTGGCGGCGCCCATGCCCTGCTTCTGGCCCGCTTTGGGGTGACCAGGTTTCATATTTCGGATATGGATATTTTTGAACTGGCCAATTTTAATCGCCAGGTCGGGGCCATGATGTCAACCATCGGCAAATCCAAAGTCGACGTCATGGCGGACATGATCAGGGATATAAACCCGCACGCGGAAATCACCGTTTTTCCGGATGGGATTCATGATGATCTTGACGGTAAACTGGGAAATATTGATGCTTTTCTGAACGGGGTGGATCTGTTCATCGACGGCTTTGATTTTTTCGTACTCGACACCCGCATGGCGGTCTTTAAACGATGCCACGAGCTGTCGATTCCGGCAATCACCGCTGCGCCGGTCGGAATGGGGGTAGCCCTGCTGACCTTTATGCCGGATGGCATGAGCGCCGAAGACTATTTCCGTTTGGACGAAGAACCGGTGCGGGAAGACCGCTATGTAAAATTTCTGATCGGTTTGACGCCGCGTCCCCTTCATCCCGGCTATCTGGTTGATCCGTCACGGGTTAACATGAAGGAACAGAAGGTGCCGTCAACACCTACCGGCGTACAGCTTTCCGCCGGGTTCCTGGTGACCGAGGCGGTGAAAATCATGCTCGGTCGCGGTGTAGTCCGGGCGGCCCCCCGCTATCAACTTTTTGATGCATACCGCTGCAAGATGATAAAGGGTTATATGCCGATGGGGAATGCTAACCCATTGCAAAAGCTCAAGTTTGCCATTGGGCGTCGCATGTATGCGAAAATGGCACAGCAGTCGCCGGCGAGAAGTGTGCCTGCAGAAAACGGCCGGCCAGAAAATATGATGGGCAGGATTCTGGATATGGCCCGTTGGGCGCCAAGCGGCGACAATACCCAGCCCTGGCGTTTCGAAGTGGTCAGCGACAAGAAACTGATCGTTCATATCCCCCCCATCGATAGCCGCAATCCCTATGAATATAACAACGGCCAGCCGACCTATCTGTCGGTGGGGATGTTGCTTGAAACAATAAGACTGGCAGCAGACGCCGAGCAACATTCGATCAGCTGGAAACTGGAGGAGGGGGCGCAATGGGACGGTTCCGGCCTGAAAATATCCGTCCAGTTCCGCAGCAAAAAAAGTTCCTCCGATGATCTTTCACCCTTCATTCCGCTCAGGTCGGTTGACAGGCGTCGCTATCGCAACCGGCGGCTGACACCGCAACAGAAGGCGGAGCTTGAAAAGGAACTGGCCGGTCTGTTTGATGTCACCTGGCTTGAAAGTGACCGTGAGCGCAGGATTTTTTCAAAACTGAATGCCATTGCAACTGACATCCGCCTGCGTATGAAGGAATGTTTCCAGGTACATGAAAAAATCATTGACTGGAGCGATGGCGACAGCAAGCAAGGTATTCCGGCGACAGCGCTTGGCATTGACAGCATGTCGCTTAAATTCATGAAGTGGGCAATGGAAAAATGGTCCCGCATGGACTTCATGAATAAATATCTTGGCGGGACGCTTCTGGCCCGGGTGCAGATGGATCTGGTGCCGGGATATTTCTGCGGCGCCCATTTTATCCTGAACTGGTCGGAGGAAGCCGAACGGGGTATTGAGGATTACCTGAAGGCGGGTGAGAAACTGCAGCGTTTCTGGCTGCGGGCGACTGAAATGGGACTTGCTCTGCAACCCTCACTCGCGCCACTCTGTTTTGCTAACAGCCTGTTGCACGGGCAGGAACTTCCGACAGGTCAGCAGCCGTACCGGCAGAGAACGGAACAACTGGTGCAGGCGTTGAAGCATATTGCGGGTGAAAAGGCAGAACGCGTGGTTTTTGCAGGCAGAATCGGTCAGTCCACACAATCCGCCATAAGTTCAAGGTCGATCCGTCGGGATCTGGCCACATTACTGGTCGGGAAGGACCAGGCGGACCGCACCACTGCGGGTAGCGGAAAAGATTCCTGA